DNA from Thunnus maccoyii chromosome 5, fThuMac1.1, whole genome shotgun sequence:
CAGAGTTCCAAAGCTAATGGGGTCAGCGTACTTAATAttacaagaggaaaaaaggacaCCAGGaagttagatttttttaaaccaaatttaGGTAATGAAGGTATGTCCAAAATTAGAGACTCCAACTCTTTGAATTCAGATATaaaattgaatgttttacagtttaaataCATGAatggtttgttgttttgatttgtgaGATATAAAGTTGTTAAATGTTCTAAACTTCTCATAATGATACAAATTATTGGctttacattgaaaaaaaaaatccgcaTTCATTCCTTGTTTTGATGACATTGTTCTTCATCGTCCAGATgaataaccaaaaaaaaaaaaaaaaaaaaaatcccgcCAAAAAGCTTCAGTCTGTGTCCTGTTCAGGTCTTGTGGCTGTCAGAGATCAGTtgtacatttctgtgtgttattCATTGTGTCCCAGTGGCTACATAGTTGATGACGAAGTAGACATCTATGAATCTAGCTCCAAAATTGTCCAGTTGTAAACTAGGCTGATGTTTAATGATGCTATAGTAATTTTCTTGTGAATGTAATCCAGCAGAATCTGCTGTTCAAATCAGAGGGTctcatcatttatcatttttattttaccacaGACACTAAATCGACAGGTTTGTCATCTCTGCAAGGCTCATTCTCATGCTTATTCCGGCTGTTTGCATATTTCACCCTCTTTTTTGAATACAGAGATTTCTGTGCAAATTTAAAACTGTAGAAACGATGTGTAGCTGATATGTCCAAGTTTGTAATCGCTTATCCTGTGCTGTGATAATTCAGTTGCTTGAGAACTTAGTAGAAGTTCAGGAAGTTTGCTACATtccctccacccccctcccctctcccctcctcccaccGCCTTTATTTAATGAAAGCTTTTAAAGCGTGGGCTGGGGATTCTCAGTGTAACAGTGTTCATGCCTTGGATTGGTCAAAGATTTTAACCAAGCCAGGTCATGAATTTGCACATCAGCTCTGAAAATCAGTGAGAAAACGGTGAGACTGAAATCACAAATGAGCTGTGGAAGGAAATTAAAATtgggccaaaaaaaaaaaaaagaaaaagaaaagagtaaaaaaacagGACCTTTTTCCACGGTGTGTTATTAGGGTTCAGTGTAGTTTGACTTGCAGCCACATGGGGGCGGTAGATGTTCTGTTACTGTCTGCTCTGTGCAGTCATGTCTCCTTGACAGTGATCACTGGTAACTTGCTGTAAAAGCCATTTTCAACTTggtttgtgtaaatgtgaacatgttaaagatcataaaaactgaaatatgctGCTGCACCACAtaattttataatgttttcaATAAAATCAACCGAaaacctgaatttcaacagtcGCAGATGGATTATTAACATATCAGTTGGCAAAGTTTAACTTCTAAAATCTAACTATTGGTATTTTCTTACAGTATTTCATCCAATGTGGTTCTGCTGGCCTCATATCACAATGATACTATATGTCTTGACTATTATAAATTACTCCCTGCAGGCAAAGGCTCACTGTTTACAGCGTTTCcacaaacagaagcagctgtATCCATGCACACAATTATTCCACTGATGAGGCCAACAGGTTGGACTGGACAAGTCAGAAACCACATTACATGCACTCCACTTTGTAGACGAGTGGCAGGTACTTTGGACTTTTGTCACTTACTATAAAAATATGTAGGAAAAAGGTTACTTATCAAACTTAGTTTTGACAAAATCAAGGTAATTTTGGCTGAATCCATCTCTACACTAGAACATTTTCCTCATATTTTAACCAACGCCTCTCCTCCTATTGTGTAGCTGTGGGTCAAAGGTAGTAGAGCAGGTTGCTCAAGTGTTGTAGGTTCAATCCCCAGCTCCACCTGACTGTTTGTCATACTGACCTTGAGCATAACATGCCAGCAATGCAATGAATGTGTACATTAGTGAATGAGAGATTGCTTTGGCATGATAATTTGTAATTTCCTCATAATTTACAAGAACTTTTCCTGGAAAGTAACTTTAGTACTTGTTACTTAagcaaaatgatcaaatttggCACTTATTATAGTTAAAGCAGAGACAGTGTTCAACTATTACACTTTCAATTAAATGCTATGTTATCTTAAACTAGTCATTCATTCACtgcacagcaggtcagctgagTAAGCAAGAATGTTAAATGTGTCTTCAGGGAAGTTTACAATTCAGTATGAAAACTTaagtttacaataataaatgtttaaaaagagtagTTGTTTCAGGGACTTTCCTCTGGAAATCAACTGTTTTTAAACTTAATATAACTAAACTCTAATTTAACAGTCTATTTTCTCTATATttcaagaaataaagaaagtttTAGGAGATAGACCATAAAAAAGTTATTCTTCCGTTAAAAGCAGTACACAAGTGCAGATCATTTACTTTGTATAATTGGAAATTAGATTAATTTGTTGGCCTTCTCCTAGTGTctgacacataaaaaataactcaTTTAATGTAGTTTATGATTGAATGTATCCAATGAGGAGTTAGGATCCCATTAAATTCACACTTTGAGCCGTGAAATCCCACTTTTCCTTTATTGCATAGCTCAGACTCCATCTTTCACCTGATTATCTCACCATGAATCCTTTACTTACACGTAAAACTGATTATAATAAACTTGCATAGTACAAtaatctgtaaaaaaacacCCCAGGAAGTAGATGGATCCCATCATCAATGATGGATCAATGCATTTTCCAATCTGGTGTTTCTTATGAGATAAATACTGTAGTTCTCACACCTCAGCTTGTAGTGCATTCACCAGTAGAGTTACAACTCTTTCTGGAGTCCCTGAAGCTGCTGGAGTAGATTTAAGAATCAACTCAAAAGCATTAGACATTTCTGTTACAATAGACACAAAGCAGCGCTCTGAATATATTCAAGCTTTGACCAAATGCATTTCATAAAATACACTGTAGATTACAGAAGGGTGTAGGCGGAAATCATTTCACAATTAAAATACGATTATATAACATTTTGATCTCCTTTGAAGATGTACCGCTGCCACTTTGGTTCAAGGTTACAAAGATCAGCCTTAGTGAGCGTCATGTTCTTTGGTGATTTTACGGTAAAAAGGCACAGTGCGAATGTTCTTAATATCAAGATGGAATCAGATCTAACAGTGCATACGAtgtaaaaatgtgcaaaatagtATCAATGTGCTCAGTATCATCACAtaaactgacatattatcaaaTCTAAAATCCAACATTAATAGAACAATTTGCAAGGAATATAAAAACCAGTACTAAAAAGACAGAATTTCAAAATGCACCAATCAGTAACTAAGATTTTCAGTAACTTAATGGATACTGGTTAGTAAGGAGTGTATGATTCAATAGCTGCCTATGTTGAGGGTTCAAAAACCTCATTGCCTTTCAGAAAATATTCTGTGAGGAATATATtctagaaataaaaaaaaataggcttTGTTCAAGATCTGACCAGTTTGAAGCCTTGGCCAGTGTCCAGTATCGCTGGTGGAAACCAGTTGAGTTTGACTCTCCTGAGACATCGCAGGCAGGCGCTGCAGAGCCACAGCAGGTTCAGGCCGCCGCACCACAACGCCATCTGCACCACCGGGTAGGTCATCCGAGGGAAGTACATGCTCCAGTGGTTGGTGACGTCACTTCCTGTCGGCAGGTGAAGCGTGTAGTCGCTCCAGTGTTTAGAGATGCCGTAGGAGGCAGAGACCGCCCTGCCCCTCTCCGACCACTGGATGTGGCTGTTGGCGTTGCAGTTATACTCCACCCACTGAGAGGTGAAGTCTCCGAGCTGCGGGGGGTCCTGCTGCTCGACGTCCGTCACACGGGCGAGAGTTGCACCCTGCACCGCCACGTGCACGCCCTCCACCTTCTTGACCTCCTTCACCCACGGCAACGAGTCGTCGCAGTCTAGCACCAGAATGAGGCGCGAGCAGAAGCTGCCGTTCTTCTCTCTCCACCACTCCAAGATCTGATCCAGACGAAGAGTGTCTCCTCCTGTAGACAAAGACATCAAAGTTCACACAGGTGGAACATACGGTATTTATAGTGcgctgttttacatttacagatgAGGCATTTGGCAAACACTCAAAATGGCCGGAAGAGTAGAATAAGCTCAACTTActaaaattacaacaaaatgaCGGTAAGAAATGAGGGTTAAAGTGTGACTGCAGAATAATCATGTAGTCTGCACACTGAATATTGTAAGCTCCccatattttaaaagttttttcaaGGATGCTACAATTAAAACTTCAATCTTGAACTTTTAAGGTTTTGTCAGGACCTGAAGGTTGAAACATTGCATCATTAAAGCTCGAAATCATAATCACAGTTATTACAAAATTCACTGTAGCCCTAGCTTATAATTATTTTAGCATTTAAATGCTCAGTTATCAACACAAAGTGTGCTAAATTTGCCATCTTAATCCAAAACTATCGCTACCCCTCTCACCTGCCAGCGCCCACTCTCCAGATCGGTGGGTGTGACCGCTGTAGTAGATCACGTAGGTGTCGTGGCGAGGCCCGTCAGCGGTGCGGAGCTCCAAGAAGGATTTGAGCTTGGCCTGCAGAGCCTCCAGGGTCACTCCGCTGGTGGAATAATCGCAACCAAAACTGTCGATCAGGTGGTGGGCGAAGAAACGCTGCACATGGTTCAACATGCCTGTAGAGCGCCTGTTCAGCTCCTGCACCTGATCTGGAGGCAGCAGCAGGGGCTGACCGTCAGAACTACAAGGGAAAACgcaaagaaaacagcagagtttGAGTGAACTGATCATGTCTACGAAGGTTTGGCCATTTACTGAGTCAAAAGAGACttcaaaatatacagaaaatacagcAGCCTCTTGCTTTTTTTCATAGTAACTCATATTATAAAAATTACTTATAACAATTCACCAGAAATTGACTGGTATCCTACTCTGACACCAATCATCTGATGAACCTACAAAGTACaggtgtatgtgtttgcatgatGCATTTACCTGCAGAAGTTGGTGGGGATGACCAACGCGTAGCCCACACAGGTTCCTCCCAGGCTGTTTCCGAGTTCATGGAAAAGGCCGTGGAACAGAGACTCCAGAGGCAGCACCAACAGAAACATGCTCACAAAAATGCTGCTGGAGGCCTGACCGCAAGaacatgaaggaaaaaataaactatttagCTGAGAATAAGAACACGCTCCTAAAAACATAAGTTCTTAACAGTGAAATATCAAATTCTGATTACATGTAGGAGTAGGTATAAGTGTATTTTTCAATTTATGGTTCTCAAATCAATCATTGAACAACTCAGTGTGTCTTTTAATaacatgaaatggaaaatgtaagGCACTTTTTCAGGCAGTCCTGTGGTCTAAACCATGAATTCCAAATTTGCAGCATGATTGATCCATACAGCACTGCTATATATTTAGTTAATGTTATGTGATATCGCTCTGTAAAGGTTAAATTACATGTTGTATGTCTTGCTGCCCCTACCTGCcaagaaaaagcagcaacagcaacagttGACACCAGTGTGAAGAGCACGAGGCGTTCAGAGATGAGGCAGAAGTGTCTCATGCCCTTAGAGGCCATGACCCTATCCAGCCCgctgacccctgacccctggATCACGCACAGCCTCTGGCAGTCACTGAGCTTGGTGTGAAAGCCCCACACTGTGATGACAAACACCATGTGGCAGATGGCCCAGAAGAGTGCGCACACCGCAAATCCTGGGATCATCAGGTACCACTGGTCCAGGTCTGTCAGCTTCCGCGCTGCCAGAATGATGAAGATCACCTCCACCACCAgcagaggcaagagggagagcCGACGCCACAAACCCTTCCACACCAGGAAAGGCTGCCAGCGCTCGGTCACAGAGAGACCGCTGAAGTACACATCCAGCAGAGGGTCACAGATGAGCTGGCTGAAGAAGCAGGCGAGGGCGAAAGGGTTGGTGGTGATGTTGAGAGTCTTGAAGAACAGCACAGCGGTGATGACAGCGAAGCAGACCAGGTTGGGTAACGCCAGGAGAGCCTTCATCCTGAGGGCAACCATGACCGTGGCCAGCGCCATCACCAGCACCATGACGCTCAGGGACTTCTGGATGAGCAGCGCCGTGCTGGCGGCGGCAAAGCCCGCCAGCTCCAGCCGCTCTGCCGATGTGAGGAAGGCCGGGCGGTACCTGGTACATCCCAACAGTCTCTCCAGCAGCGCCCACAGCGTCCTCAAGGCCACACTGGCCAGCAGCAGGTAGTTGGCCGCCTGCTCCTTCACGTCACTCTCCAAGGCGGGGCTGCTGAGGAAACACAGCAGACCCAGGAGGAAGCCGAACCACAGGTGCAGGAGGCTGAGGCTGACCCTCTCCATACTGAAGAAGTAGTACAGTACACTCGCTATTCCGAGGACAAATAGAGCCAAAACCAAAATGATAAGAAGAGTGGACTCCGCGGTGCTTTCCCACCGGGCATAGAGCCCCAGGCACAGGGCGACCAACAGGTTTAGACTGGACAGGTAGCCCAACCACCGGACAGATGACCACATGCTCACCTCCCCGTTGACCTCCTCCAGCCGTGTCATCGCCGCATGAAGGCAGTGGCTGACGCAGTAGCGTAGAAAACGACACATTTTGACACCAATGACTAACTGTCCGAAGTCAAAACAGGCACTTGGATGAGTTATAAAGACGCTTTAATGCACTTATGATACTGAAATCCCGCGACATCCAAAGTTTAGCGAACTTAGCAACCGTTAGCAACCAGCTTCATCTTTGCACGGGTAAACGTTAGCGCGCATTACCGTTTAACGTTACATCGTGGAGTTTCATATTTGTATGTTTCTCATCTGATGTCCGCTGCGGTTTGTAAAAGGTCTAAGATGGAGCGCCCTACAATCAGCTGTCAGGAGATGGAAAGACATATCAGCAGAAAAGTTTGTCACGTCAAAAGTTTTGAGTCAGATGACAGGCGCCATGACGCTCTGAACGGCTGCAACTACGGCAAGGACGTAGGGTCAAAAGGGCTCTGCCACAATTAAAGGCCCAATacgtattttctttttactgtaaaaattaaagatcccctccagacacgtttaatacatataaaaatgcactgatttgaataataatttttgtCTGATATATAAGTTCAATTACCtagttagaaattcttaaaattacatcttctccttctccctcactaaaaaaatccagaatccatgaatatgtaaatatttttcatttaaaaagtttaactgcttgacacaagacgtctcctacttcactgaaaagtcaattCTCTGGTATAAAGCTGAGCCTCCTTCGACAAGACCTGGGAAACGTGGATCATTTACATGAAACACAATGCCAACAAGTAACTGAACTGTTATTAAGTTATGGAATAACTGAGAATGAGAGTGTATACATGTCTGAGCTGCCCtggacagctgtttttgttgtatttgttcagTGTTGTATTATTTAgtattatattgtatgtgtgcTCATGCTTTTGTGTCCAGAGCTGAAAATGCAATAGAAATTGAAGTATTAAAAAAGTATCCTATATCTCAGTATATGTGCGCTGGAAAcatcaagtttccacatcacacttgtgtaagtggCATATTCGAGCAGGATcggcttccaaactagttgtgatgtcatcttCTTTTATCATCAAGCAGAAGTTATCTAGATACTCCATCGAAGTCAGGACCCCCAGCATCCTAGCTCCAGATTTGAGGGGGTTTTGGATACAACTCAGCAAAGGTATTTCTGCCCTCTGTTGCAGCACAATGGTTACCATTGCCACATTTGGCATCAGCATATGTTACATATCAGTATAAGTTAAATATATTACTGTgaataatgtattaattaataatagggctacaactaactgttattttcattatcaattaatctgtctattattttcttgattaattgattagttgtttggtccataaaatgtcagaaaatgttgatgactgtttcccaaagctgtcttcaaatatcttgttttgtccacaacccaaagatattcagtttactgtcacagaggactgaagaaaccagaaaatattcacatttaagaagctggaatcagaaaattttgacattttcttcttaaaaaaaacgaCTCAAAACAATCcaactaatggttgcagctctgctTACAGTATTAGTTTAAAGTGTTACTATGTATAATGCACAttactaaataaaatacagattttatgTGTATAAAACCACCAGTGAATATGGTTCCAGTTCTGTGTTTTGATACTTGGTGGTGGGGTTACCCatttgttaacatttttcaGCCCAGAATTTATAACTGCTGGTTTTGAACTATGATGTTTGCagctactttatatttactaGGATGTTATTTactataataaagaaaatagaagTTAATAAAAGTAAACTAGGTTGTGAAGTGTGTCAG
Protein-coding regions in this window:
- the tmem168b gene encoding transmembrane protein 168, whose amino-acid sequence is MCRFLRYCVSHCLHAAMTRLEEVNGEVSMWSSVRWLGYLSSLNLLVALCLGLYARWESTAESTLLIILVLALFVLGIASVLYYFFSMERVSLSLLHLWFGFLLGLLCFLSSPALESDVKEQAANYLLLASVALRTLWALLERLLGCTRYRPAFLTSAERLELAGFAAASTALLIQKSLSVMVLVMALATVMVALRMKALLALPNLVCFAVITAVLFFKTLNITTNPFALACFFSQLICDPLLDVYFSGLSVTERWQPFLVWKGLWRRLSLLPLLVVEVIFIILAARKLTDLDQWYLMIPGFAVCALFWAICHMVFVITVWGFHTKLSDCQRLCVIQGSGVSGLDRVMASKGMRHFCLISERLVLFTLVSTVAVAAFSWQASSSIFVSMFLLVLPLESLFHGLFHELGNSLGGTCVGYALVIPTNFCSSDGQPLLLPPDQVQELNRRSTGMLNHVQRFFAHHLIDSFGCDYSTSGVTLEALQAKLKSFLELRTADGPRHDTYVIYYSGHTHRSGEWALAGGDTLRLDQILEWWREKNGSFCSRLILVLDCDDSLPWVKEVKKVEGVHVAVQGATLARVTDVEQQDPPQLGDFTSQWVEYNCNANSHIQWSERGRAVSASYGISKHWSDYTLHLPTGSDVTNHWSMYFPRMTYPVVQMALWCGGLNLLWLCSACLRCLRRVKLNWFPPAILDTGQGFKLVRS